The sequence GCGCGAGGCGTGCTGCTCGGGGGCGGCCGGGGCCTTCTTCGTCTCGGCCTTCGCGGAGCCCTGGTCCTGCTGGGGCGCGGACTTGGTCTGCGCGGAGCCGGAGGTGTCGACGTCGGCCGCGGGGCCGCCGGAGGTCAGGTTGCCGGCGCCGGCGCAGGACCAGGCGCCCGGGCCCTGGATGGCGAGGAGCTTCTCGGCGGCGGCGATCTGCTGGGACTTGCTGGCCAGGTCGGCACGCGCGGCGTACTTGGTGCCACCGGCGGCGGCCCAGCTGGAGTTGGAGAACTGCAGGCCACCGTAGTAGCCGTTACCGGTGTTGATCGACCAGTTGCCGCCGGACTCGCACTGGGCGACCTTGTCCCAGGTGGAGACGGAGGCGGCGGAGGCGGAGGTGGCACCCATCAGCGGGACGGCCACGGCAGCGCCGGCGATGCCGGCGAGGGTGGCGACGCGGACGGCCTTGGACGGACGGCGGTGCTTGCCCTTGATGATCAGCATGGCTGGTTCGTTTCCTCACCGACGCCTACGAGGTGAGCTGTCGGGTTCGGGCTGTGAGAATCGCCCGGCCGTGTGCGCGTGGCGCACGCGGCTTCACCCCAAGCCGGTTGACCCGCTTTCACGGGCGGGGCCGGCACTTACCTTGGTTCCCCCGCTCCTGCCTTCGGCGCTTGCGCGTCAAGTGCCTCCGATCACCGGCAGGACTCGGCGTGTGATCAAAGGGCCCGCTTTGGCGAGCGGTCCTGACGTTAAGCAGTAATGGGCTTGGGGTTCAAACCCCACCATCTGAACCAAGTTGACCGCTTTTGATCACGAGCGGGTCACATTCCCGCAGGTGAACCCCGGTTTGCCGAGGCGGCACACACCGGGGTTCATCCGAGTCAACGAGACCCTTGTCTCACTTTCCCAAAAGCGGTCGAACGGCGGCGAATTACCCCGCGGAGTGCCCGAGGTCGAGCAGTTGGCCCGGCTTGATCAGGTCCGCGTCAGAGCCGATGACGTCCTCGTTGCGGTCGTAGAGGGCCGTCCAGCCGCCGGACAACCGGTGGGCCGAGGCGATGGCTGACAGCGTGTCACCGGGGCGCACGGTGTAGTCGCCGTCGGCCGCCGGGCCGGTGCGCTCGGCGTCACCACGCGAGGCGTGCCGGCCGCCGGAGGACCTGCCGCCGCCGTCGGCACCCTCGTCGCCCGCACCGCCACGGTGCTTGCCCTTCGCGGGCGTCTCCCGCGGCGTACCGGTGGTGTCCGTGCGGCTGCCGCCGTCGGACGGGTCACCGGAGGGCTCGTCGGAGGGCTCGCCGGACTGCGACGGGTCATCGGACGGATCGGCGGACGGACCGGTGGACGGGTCGTCGGCCCGGTCGCCCGGCGTCGCCGGGTCGGAGGCCCCGTCGCCGGGCTCGTGCGTGCCGGCGGAGTCCGAGGCGTCGGGCGACGGCGTCGGATCGGACGGCTCGTCGCCGGGCCGGTCGTGCGTCCCGGCGGAGTCCGAGGCGTCAGGGGTGCCGGACGGGTCGGAGGAGCCGGACGAGTCCCAGGGGTCCGGGGAGCCGCCGTCGTCCGACGGGGCGGGCGAGGGAGTGGCGGTGCTGCCCGGGTCGACCTCCGGCGCCTGGCCGTCCTTGGTCAGGCCGGCGCTCACCGCGCAGCTGGACCAGACGTCCGGGCCGCGGTGGTCG is a genomic window of Streptomyces sp. Edi2 containing:
- a CDS encoding transglycosylase family protein; amino-acid sequence: MTGAGFALPLLAASGAHAADTATWDKVAQCETGGVWSAASGNSYYGGLQLTQEMWDSYGGSAYASRPDLASRSQQIAVAESILDHRGPDVWSSCAVSAGLTKDGQAPEVDPGSTATPSPAPSDDGGSPDPWDSSGSSDPSGTPDASDSAGTHDRPGDEPSDPTPSPDASDSAGTHEPGDGASDPATPGDRADDPSTGPSADPSDDPSQSGEPSDEPSGDPSDGGSRTDTTGTPRETPAKGKHRGGAGDEGADGGGRSSGGRHASRGDAERTGPAADGDYTVRPGDTLSAIASAHRLSGGWTALYDRNEDVIGSDADLIKPGQLLDLGHSAG
- a CDS encoding transglycosylase family protein: MLIIKGKHRRPSKAVRVATLAGIAGAAVAVPLMGATSASAASVSTWDKVAQCESGGNWSINTGNGYYGGLQFSNSSWAAAGGTKYAARADLASKSQQIAAAEKLLAIQGPGAWSCAGAGNLTSGGPAADVDTSGSAQTKSAPQQDQGSAKAETKKAPAAPEQHASRSTERKSMGHGNYTVKAGDTLAKIAKAHGSDWKSVYKANKSVIGGNPNLIFPGQKLNV